In the Pyramidobacter porci genome, TTCTGCGCATCAAGCGAGAGCACTGGGCGATCGAGAACAACTTACGCTGGATGCTGGACGTGGCCTTCAGGGAGGATGACTGCCGGGCGAGAGCGAAGAACGCGGCGGAAGTGATGAACATTCTGCGGAAACTCGCTTTGCAGATGCTGAAGACCTGTGACACGTGCAAATGCGGGATGAGGAGCAAGCGCAATCTCTGCGGGCTTGGCATCCCTACGGCTCTGCAGGTCCTGGGGCTCGTCCCTACGGGCTTGCTTATTTCGTAAGCGATTGCCCTACTGCTCTGGAACGGCGTTTGTGCGGCGGGCGGTTCTGTGCTACAATATTTTCCGCAATCGAATAAGACAGTTCGAGACCATCCTGTCTTTAAACAAAACTACGGGCTGCGTCCGGGGCTTTGCGCGGATTTTTTCCGCGCGGGGCGGCGGGCGTGACGCGCCGTTATGGCGCGGCGGATGGGGAGCTGGGAGGCTCTCTTTTTTTACGGCCTTTTCGTGGCGCGGGAAGGCGCGGAGGATTTTTTTCGATGAAGGAACTGACGGTGACGCGCAAGCTGACGATCTCGGCTCTGGTCGTGGCGCTCTACGTGGTCGTGATGACGACGACGCGGAGCTTCGCCTTCGGGCAGTATCAGGTGCGCGTCGCCACGTCGCTGTACGCGCTGAGCGGCATTTTCCCGTTTCTGGTGCTGCCGCTGGGCTTCGCCAATTTTCTCAGCAACGCGCTGATGGGAGGGCTGGGACCGCTGGACATGATCGGCGGCATTCTCGTCGGTCTGCTGACCAGCGGCGCGATCGCCGCGTTTCGCCGTTCGCCGCGCGCGCCGTGGATCGCCGCCGCGGCGATCACGCTGATCCCCGGACTGGGGGTGCCGCTGTGGCTGAGTTATCTGCTGCATTTACCGTATTTCGTTCTGGCGGCGAGTCTGCTGATCGGGCAGGCGGTCGCCGGCGTTTTCGGGGGGCTGCTGCTGGCGGTTCTGAAAAAGCGCCTTGCCGCGGCCGGGGATCAAAGGAGCTGAAAACATGACGCGCACGCCTGAAGAGATGAAGGATCTGTCGCTGCTGGGGCATAAAACGGCTTACAGAAGCGATTACGCGCCGGAGGTGCTGGAATCGTTTCCCAACAAGCATCCGGGGCGCGATTATTTCGTCAAGTTCAACTGCCCGGAGTTCACGAGTCTGTGCCCGATGACGGGGCAGCCGGACTTCGCCAACATCACGATCAGTTACGTTCCCGACGAGCGTCTGGTGGAGAGCAAGTCGCTGAAGCTGTATCTGTTCAGCTTCCGCAACCACGGCGATTTCCACGAGGACTGCGTCAATGTCATTCTGGAGGATTTGGTCGGGCTGCTCTCGCCCAAGTACATCGAGGTCTGGGGACGCTTCGCGCCGCGCGGCGGGCTGAGCATCGACCCATACGCGAACTGGGGCAAGCCGGGCACGGTCTGGGAGAAAACGGCCGCGGACCGTCTGCGCCTCCACGACCTGTCGCCGGAGCTGGTGAACTACCGCTGACGCCGCGCCGCGATGCGGGCGACGGCGGCGCAAAAACATGGAATTTGTCTTGGCGCATGTCATGCAATCGTAGCCGTAGCCATCGTTGACGAAAATGTTCCACGTGGAACATCGGCCGCCTTCTCGGGAACCGCCGTTTCGCCGGCGCGGCGCAGCGAAAAAAAGCAGGGCGTCCGCGGGGAAATTTTCTCTCCGCGGACGCCCTTTCGGCGTTTCGGTTGGGTTATCGTTCTTTCCGTTCGCTGTAGAGGATCAGGGCGATGAACTGCAACGGGCCGTCGTCGCTGTTTTCGATGCCGTGAGATTCGCCGTCGCGGCAGTGCATCATGTCACCCTCTTTGACGTCGACCCACGTGCCGTTGTCGTTGTAGCGCGCCGAGCCTTTCAGGATATAATAGGTCTCGGAGTCGCCCTCATGGGCGTGCGTGCCGATCGACGCGCCGGGTTCGAGCGTGGTGAAGCCGAATTTGCGGCCGTGTCCGCCCATTTCATCAGGCATGAGAATCTCGCGCGAGAGCAGCGCACCCGTGCCGCCCTTGAAGTTCTCGACTTTGGATAACGCGATTTCCGTCCCTCTGCGAATCATTG is a window encoding:
- a CDS encoding QueT transporter family protein, whose amino-acid sequence is MKELTVTRKLTISALVVALYVVVMTTTRSFAFGQYQVRVATSLYALSGIFPFLVLPLGFANFLSNALMGGLGPLDMIGGILVGLLTSGAIAAFRRSPRAPWIAAAAITLIPGLGVPLWLSYLLHLPYFVLAASLLIGQAVAGVFGGLLLAVLKKRLAAAGDQRS
- the queF gene encoding preQ(1) synthase translates to MTRTPEEMKDLSLLGHKTAYRSDYAPEVLESFPNKHPGRDYFVKFNCPEFTSLCPMTGQPDFANITISYVPDERLVESKSLKLYLFSFRNHGDFHEDCVNVILEDLVGLLSPKYIEVWGRFAPRGGLSIDPYANWGKPGTVWEKTAADRLRLHDLSPELVNYR
- a CDS encoding cupin domain-containing protein, giving the protein MIRRGTEIALSKVENFKGGTGALLSREILMPDEMGGHGRKFGFTTLEPGASIGTHAHEGDSETYYILKGSARYNDNGTWVDVKEGDMMHCRDGESHGIENSDDGPLQFIALILYSERKER